A single region of the Chryseobacterium culicis genome encodes:
- a CDS encoding DUF4230 domain-containing protein encodes MRNYRTILSFAAGAGAMVLLFFGLKSCLNLGNKTEKSDYYILTNQISKMNKMVVMEQNTSSMQKTKMGYEVFGKEISSNSIITYTKTNAQVSYDLNKMKIEVDSINKKLIITELPDADIRITPSVEIQSLDDSFINRISEKDIKNVTQKAKETAEKSIDQNQLRSEGRKQLMENLNNIFVLAKALNYEIEDKTGKIGILGL; translated from the coding sequence TTGAGAAATTATAGAACAATATTATCCTTTGCAGCCGGTGCCGGCGCCATGGTCCTTCTGTTTTTTGGACTGAAATCCTGCCTGAACCTTGGAAATAAAACTGAAAAGTCTGATTATTATATCCTGACCAATCAGATTTCCAAGATGAATAAAATGGTAGTCATGGAACAGAATACTTCCAGCATGCAGAAAACCAAAATGGGTTATGAAGTTTTTGGAAAAGAAATCTCCAGCAACAGCATTATAACTTACACAAAGACCAATGCACAGGTTTCTTATGACCTTAACAAAATGAAGATCGAAGTAGATTCTATCAATAAAAAATTGATTATCACCGAGCTTCCTGATGCAGACATAAGAATTACGCCAAGCGTTGAAATCCAATCTTTGGATGATTCTTTTATTAACAGAATTTCAGAAAAAGATATTAAAAATGTTACCCAGAAAGCTAAAGAAACAGCCGAAAAATCAATTGATCAGAATCAGCTGAGAAGTGAAGGCCGCAAACAGCTGATGGAAAATCTTAATAATATCTTTGTTTTGGCTAAGGCTTTAAATTATGAAATAGAAGATAAAACAGGAAAAATTGGTATTTTAGGACTTTAA
- a CDS encoding glycohydrolase toxin TNT-related protein — protein MKHLFKYIFFLAITSFSVACSSDNDDVIDTNPDVTSVFYKNADELAVTYDPNNSVSQAIRNQAYDLYKRGKWSELESLFKANNLNGSWPPANGGYNIVDDVALQVGQKFDRYSGAVGSYNGTGVPTLGGSFTSPIINGYTYTFTQRALNQPEDKYDFYYEIDVLNNSMQFKTQTADIIPWFGQAGKGKQTMWKIPVDINTGYQKTWNKLAEEGYIKVTIKKTPSGKYPNLVGTVIQP, from the coding sequence ATGAAACATTTATTTAAGTACATTTTTTTTTTAGCAATCACTTCTTTCTCGGTTGCCTGTAGTTCGGACAATGATGACGTGATAGATACCAATCCTGACGTTACTTCGGTCTTCTACAAAAATGCTGATGAACTGGCAGTAACTTATGACCCCAATAATTCGGTAAGTCAGGCAATCAGAAATCAGGCATATGACCTTTACAAAAGAGGCAAATGGAGTGAACTGGAATCTCTTTTTAAAGCAAATAATTTAAATGGTAGCTGGCCGCCTGCAAACGGAGGTTATAATATTGTGGATGATGTTGCTTTACAGGTTGGGCAAAAATTTGACAGATACAGCGGCGCTGTAGGCAGCTATAACGGTACTGGTGTTCCTACATTAGGAGGAAGTTTCACAAGTCCAATCATCAATGGATATACCTATACATTTACTCAAAGAGCGTTAAATCAGCCTGAAGACAAATACGATTTCTATTATGAAATTGATGTATTGAATAATTCCATGCAGTTTAAAACCCAGACCGCAGATATCATTCCTTGGTTCGGGCAGGCAGGAAAAGGAAAACAAACCATGTGGAAAATCCCTGTTGATATCAATACAGGATACCAGAAAACCTGGAATAAGCTTGCAGAAGAAGGTTATATAAAGGTTACCATTAAGAAAACCCCTAGCGGAAAATATCCTAACTTAGTAGGCACAGTTATTCAGCCATAA
- a CDS encoding nucleoside triphosphate pyrophosphohydrolase family protein, translated as MDKIDSLNQVAEFHTTFKAPILDTPQIPSPERCNLRVELLQEELNELKQAIADNNIVEIADALCDLQYVLSGAVLEFGLGNKFVELFNEVQRSNMSKACDNEEQAKETVEFYKEKEVESFYEKSGEKFNVYRQADHKVLKNKYYSPADLKSIIEK; from the coding sequence ATGGATAAAATTGATAGTCTGAACCAAGTAGCAGAATTCCATACTACTTTCAAAGCCCCTATTTTAGATACCCCACAAATTCCTTCTCCAGAAAGATGCAATCTTAGAGTGGAGCTTTTACAGGAAGAATTAAACGAACTGAAACAAGCCATTGCAGATAATAATATTGTAGAAATTGCAGATGCATTGTGTGATCTTCAGTATGTTTTGAGTGGAGCTGTACTGGAATTCGGACTTGGCAACAAATTTGTAGAGCTATTCAACGAAGTTCAGCGCTCCAATATGTCGAAAGCATGTGACAATGAAGAACAGGCAAAGGAAACTGTTGAATTTTACAAAGAGAAGGAAGTAGAATCTTTTTATGAAAAGTCCGGAGAAAAATTCAATGTTTACAGACAGGCAGATCATAAAGTGTTAAAAAACAAATACTACTCTCCTGCTGATTTAAAATCAATTATTGAAAAATAA
- a CDS encoding TlpA family protein disulfide reductase, whose protein sequence is MKKFITNIVAFSSLFLAAQQLSAQKVVVNREVETQKDGKMLLGNQLKEQFLKAPYADWYVKEHDEYVLDQKAVSELKKEKIGTYDIIVFMGTWCEDSHRDFPRLMKILEAVSYPENKLNIIAVNRKKESPTGDESLYNLQKVPTIILKRYGKEVGRIIEMPTTGYIERDLVEILKKNDSSVIKEIFK, encoded by the coding sequence ATGAAAAAATTTATTACCAATATTGTTGCCTTTTCAAGTTTATTTTTAGCTGCACAACAGCTTAGTGCTCAAAAAGTAGTAGTAAACCGTGAAGTTGAAACTCAGAAAGATGGCAAAATGCTTTTAGGAAACCAACTGAAAGAGCAGTTTTTAAAAGCTCCTTATGCAGATTGGTATGTAAAAGAACATGATGAGTATGTTCTTGACCAAAAAGCCGTCAGTGAATTAAAAAAAGAAAAAATTGGTACTTATGATATTATTGTATTCATGGGAACCTGGTGTGAAGACAGCCACAGAGATTTTCCAAGACTGATGAAAATATTGGAAGCCGTAAGCTATCCGGAAAATAAATTGAATATCATAGCAGTAAACCGTAAGAAAGAATCTCCTACCGGAGATGAAAGTCTTTACAATCTTCAAAAAGTTCCTACCATTATTCTGAAAAGATATGGAAAAGAAGTGGGAAGAATTATAGAAATGCCTACTACAGGATATATCGAGAGGGATTTAGTTGAAATTCTTAAAAAGAATGATTCGTCTGTCATCAAAGAAATTTTTAAATAG
- the leuB gene encoding 3-isopropylmalate dehydrogenase, with the protein MSNNYFKIAVLPGDGIGPEIISESIKILDVIAEAFQCKFHFDYGLIGAEAIFKTGNPLPEETLKICKESDAVLFGAIGDPIFDNNPEAKVRPEQGLLKLRKELGLFANIRPLKTYASLIDKSPLKREIIEGADIQIFRELVSGIYFGEKFTDPEGAYAYDICKYSREDIIPIAHMAFQEAQKRKKKLTLIDKANVLDTSRLWRKICQEIAPEYPDVQLDYMFVDNAAMQLILNPKHFDVILTENMFGDIISDEASVIGGSIGLLPSASVGEKNALFEPIHGSYPQAKGKGIANPIASILSVAMMLDHLNVKAAADKLRQSVEHAIENKYVTIDLNTKQYYSTSEVGSFIADHIRYSEKSYYNFENIKIGKSTIV; encoded by the coding sequence ATGAGCAACAATTATTTTAAAATCGCAGTTCTTCCCGGAGATGGGATTGGCCCGGAAATTATTAGTGAAAGCATTAAAATATTAGATGTTATTGCGGAAGCTTTTCAATGTAAATTCCATTTTGACTATGGATTGATCGGGGCAGAAGCTATTTTTAAGACAGGAAATCCTTTGCCTGAGGAGACGTTGAAAATATGTAAAGAATCTGATGCCGTACTTTTCGGAGCTATCGGGGATCCGATTTTTGATAACAATCCGGAAGCGAAAGTGAGACCGGAACAAGGATTATTGAAACTACGTAAAGAATTGGGGTTGTTTGCCAATATCCGTCCCTTGAAAACGTATGCATCATTAATTGATAAAAGTCCGCTTAAAAGAGAGATTATCGAAGGTGCGGATATCCAGATTTTCAGAGAGCTGGTAAGTGGAATTTATTTTGGTGAAAAATTTACAGACCCGGAAGGAGCCTATGCTTATGATATCTGCAAATACAGCCGTGAAGATATTATTCCTATCGCCCATATGGCCTTTCAGGAGGCTCAGAAAAGAAAGAAAAAGCTTACTCTTATTGATAAAGCTAATGTTTTGGACACTTCAAGGTTATGGCGAAAAATATGTCAGGAAATTGCGCCAGAATATCCGGATGTACAGCTTGATTATATGTTTGTAGATAATGCAGCTATGCAGTTGATCCTTAATCCTAAACATTTTGATGTTATTTTGACCGAAAATATGTTTGGCGATATTATTTCTGATGAAGCCAGTGTGATTGGCGGTTCTATCGGACTGCTTCCATCTGCTTCAGTAGGAGAGAAGAATGCCCTGTTTGAGCCTATCCATGGATCTTATCCACAGGCAAAAGGAAAAGGAATTGCCAACCCTATTGCTTCTATTTTAAGTGTGGCCATGATGCTGGATCATCTTAATGTAAAGGCTGCCGCAGATAAATTGAGACAATCTGTAGAACATGCTATTGAAAACAAGTATGTTACCATTGATCTTAATACCAAACAATATTATTCAACGAGTGAAGTGGGAAGCTTTATCGCTGACCATATCAGATATTCCGAGAAATCATATTACAATTTTGAAAATATCAAGATCGGAAAATCTACCATTGTATAG